ATCACCGGCTTTCCCGACTGCACGGCGGCCCCGATCAGCTTCTTCTGCAAGAGGGGAACCTGTTCGGCGGGCACCTCCACACCCAGGTCTCCGCGCGCCACCATGATTCCGTCCGAGACTTCCAGGATGTTTTGCAGCTCTTCCAGCGCCTGAGGTTTTTCGATCTTGGCGATCAGCGGAGGCAACGCTTCTCGAGTGCCCAGCCGTGCCAGCCGTTTTCGCGCCTGCACCAGGTCCTGGGCGACGCGGACAAACGAGAGTGCCAGGTAGTCGACTCGGTTCTCGACCGCAAATTGCATGTCCACCTCGTCCTTGGCGGTGACGGCGGGTACCGAGAGAGATGCACCGGGCAGGTTGACGCCGATGCGACTACGCACGGTTCCGCCCGAAACCACTCGGGTGGCCACATCCTCGGGGGACACCTCCAGCACCTCCAGCACCAGCAGGCCGTCGTCCATCAGGATCCTGTCTCCGCCGCGAACGAACCGGGGAAAGGAGGGGGCATCGATGGTGACGGTGTCCCGGTTCCCCTGAACCTTGCGGGTGGTGAGGGTGAATCGCTGTCGGGCCGCCAACTCGGCGTGTCCCCCCTCGAATGTCCCCAGGCGCAACTTGGGGCCCTGCAAGTCCACCAGGGTGGCTATGGGCAGATCGAACTCCTCGGCGATCTTCCGAATGCGTTGGATCACTCTCCGATGGGAGGCGTGGTCACCGTGGGACATGTTGAGCCGG
This genomic window from Acidobacteriota bacterium contains:
- the pyk gene encoding pyruvate kinase, producing MRKTKIVATVGPASDSAQALRQLIRGGVDVFRLNMSHGDHASHRRVIQRIRKIAEEFDLPIATLVDLQGPKLRLGTFEGGHAELAARQRFTLTTRKVQGNRDTVTIDAPSFPRFVRGGDRILMDDGLLVLEVLEVSPEDVATRVVSGGTVRSRIGVNLPGASLSVPAVTAKDEVDMQFAVENRVDYLALSFVRVAQDLVQARKRLARLGTREALPPLIAKIEKPQALEELQNILEVSDGIMVARGDLGVEVPAEQVPLLQKKLIGAAVQSGKPVITATQMLESMTSHPRPTRAEASDVANAILDGTDALMLSAETAIGRYPLESVQTMSRIALHTESEAAPYPHFLEKPDFFGNHTDTAYAVCRAALSAAKQLPTRKIVVFTTSGATANILSSFRPAQTIFAITPSDAVFPRLNLLRGVVPVLIQQIADTDTLIGMTDRILMERNLATRDERIVIVSGVMNVQGATNMMKIHRVGA